A stretch of DNA from Macrotis lagotis isolate mMagLag1 chromosome X, bilby.v1.9.chrom.fasta, whole genome shotgun sequence:
AAGAACAGCATTAAAAagctgaaataaatttaaaatcatgCTAAATGAAAGTGAGGCCAGCAAATCAGATTATTAAACAGCTGATTTCTTTTCTAGGGCATCATCTCTAATTGCTTAGTGATGTGGTTTACTGTAAAAGTTAATAGATTCCTGATGAAATTAGTAGCTGAAGcactaccaaaaaaagaaaagaaaagaaagaagatgaataaCAAAAAGTATTAACATTTCTCAGATGATGCTCTAATCAGCAATTTCCATCTGACTGAGAAATATAGGGGTTCTCTCTTACAAATATGTCTTTCATAAAAATGTGATGATGgcttttgaggggaaatttttaGTAAACAACATCAGAAAATtcagagagaatggaaagaaaggaatattgtGTTATTTTGGCTAAGTTTTTAACAAAGCCAGCTGCTCAGCTATTGACTAATGATGTTGCTTGGCATTAACATGACATTTTCATTGACAAACAagttattttaattcctttaatatcCCCTGGGAAGAAGATAAGAtttattatctccagtttatgaGGCAAAGGACTAAACTAGGGAAAcagaaaggttaattgacttatgTCAAACTGCTATGGTAGAATTTATGAGCAACAAAACCAGATCCCAGAAATATCTACCCTGAGTCAAGTGTTCAGGTCACTTTCatacattcattctttcattccttcattcattcatcaaacaaATATTAGCTGCCTTTTTTGGTACAATGCACATATTGAGGAAAAGGGATAAAATGTAAGGTTTAACTAAAACAAAATTTCTACCTTAGAGTAAGCCAATAAAGCACAAGAATAGATAATTATAATATACAATGTTATGTGATAAACACATTATAAAGAGGTAGAACATAATGATGTATGACATAAAGACCAAAGTTGGGGGTGAAGGTAGAGATTATATTTGAGTTAAGTTTTATAGGTTGGGTAAACTGACCCTTTCAATCACTGAGAAGAGCATGGACCAAGATAAAGAGACAGATGCAATATTAGAATTGTTTGGAGCACAAAGAGTCGTTGAATTTTGCTAGAGCACAGAATGCCTAAAAAGAATATGAGATAAGGCTACATGAGCAGCTTGGCATCAGATTGATAAGAGCCTTGAATGCCAGATAATGGAGTATGAACTTTTCTCAATAGGCAATAGAAAGCTTCTGAAGATTCCTTGGTGGAAAGACAGAATCAGATCTATATTGGCATTGCTGTAAAGGATGaactggaaaggggagaaatatgaACACTTGTTTTGAGGTAACTATAATAGTTCATCTAAGTGATTAGAGTAGTAGAAGTGATTAAGAAGattaagagattaagaagaggggacatgggacagctaggtggcacagtggatagagcactggccctggagtcaagaggacctgagttcaaatccagcctcagacacttaataattacctggccgtgtggtcttgggcaagccacttaaccccattgccttgcaaaagaaaaataaagaaaacctaaaaaataaaatgaagaaggaatgaTGCTAAAATAACACCcactacaggaagccttccccatcTCTTAATTTCAATGTCTTCTCTTTGccaattacttcctatttatcttgcatataacttgctttatttatattttttgcatgttGCTTCTCATATTATAAATACTTGAGAACAAGGACTAACTTTCGCCTCTTCTTTTGTATATCCaacacctagcacagtgccttctaagtacatagtaggcatttttaaaatgttgattaattggaaaaaattcattttgtatattcAGTGATGATTGAATGAGGCATAATTTATACATGGATGAATgctaaattcaaaaaaaagggTTATTGATTGATATGAGAAATAAGGCATAGAGAAGAGCAAATAGTCTTTAGTGTTGGAGACTGAGAAAGGACCCTAATAGAAATATGAAGACAGAAGAAAGACCAGATTTAAGGAAAAGGATAATAACCTTTCCTTTAGAGACACTAACTTGGATGTGCTGGTGAGAGACATAAGTAGATTACTGTAGGCAGTTGGAAATTTGGTCTTGGAGCTTAGGATATGAGCATCATCTGCATTGACATTGTAAAAATAGCTAAGATTGTCAGATGATAGAGAAGGCAGGCAGATAATGTGGTTGTTAAAACAACTGCATCAGCTGATTGGCAAGAGGATAAGACGGAGAAGGATCtactaaagaaaaggaaaaagaaccatgAGTATATTATCTATGAAATATAGTCATTTAGCCCCACCTCCAGCCCTATTCAGAGACCATCATCTAGAGAAGCAAATTATGCCAAAAATGGGCTTGGCAACTGCCTCTGAAGGAGGCCACAGTTCTGCTTCCTCAGCATCTATGAAAACTCAAAAGTCTTTCCACCACCAAAATCCTTCACATTGTTAAATAGTTAAAATACCAAAAAGATATTTTTGTAATGAAAATTGCAAGGAGAGAAGACAGTGaataatgaagaaatggagacatcaagtaaattttttttaatatagcaaTAATAGAATGAAAGAGATGAACTAGTAGTAAAGTCAAGAGATAGAAGGAAGTGAACAAAGGAGACTATTCTGCCAAAGAGATGACTGTTGGAGTTGTCACTAGGTTGCATTTCCTGGGACAGCACATCATCCTCACCTTCACTCCACTCCctccttttctgtctcttgctctatAATCAAATCAATACCATCATTACCTCTGGAAAAAAGATGTACCATCAAAATGCCATATTGTTCATCATTTTCAGTGATTCCCCAGATCATTAATTCCCTTTCCTGGTCTCAAGTCCCCTAAATGTATGGTCTCTCCTATTGGAATTTAGGTTCTCTGAGTTTAAAGTTCATCATGCTCTTACATGATGTTTGGCATATGAggcttattttcattcattcattcacacattCACATAAAGAAATAAGATCAAAAacacaggaaaaagaaatagtttggggcgactaggtggctcagtggataaagcactggccctggagtcaggagtacctgggttcaaatccagtctcagacacttaattacctagctgtgtggccttgggcaagtcacttaaccccatttgccttgaaaaacctaaaaaaaatagttttagtgAGGGATAGACAGCTACCCTGTGAACAGAGGGAAGGAAATAGTAGTTTTGATCTTTCTCCAAGATTCATTTGCAAATATGAAAAAACAATGTCGCCCTCAACTTAGtttaatcattaataataatgttgACCTGAGGAGGGACAGAACTAAGCAAGGTGGGTCACATTCTAGGGTACAACATGAAGGAGATTAAGTAGGaattcttttaataatatattttacaaaCACATTTTAATCTAGAAACCCTCATAGAAAATAAGTCATTGTTTTATGAATAAGTCCCATGGATTATGGAGAAAGGATTTTATCTATGTCAGTGGttaatgctggacctggagtcaggaagaactgaattcaaattaggCTTTagttatttactagctgtgtggttgTAACTAAGTGACttaatttctttctgtctcagcatcctcatctggaaaatggggataatcagctacttcacagtgttgttgagcatttataaagctctttgcaaatatCAAAGTGCCAGAAATGCTAGCTAtgaatattattaaaagaaataggggcagctaggtggtgcagtgaatagagcactggccctggatccaggagtacctgagttcaaatgtggcctcagacacttaataattacctagctgtgtggccttgggcaagccacttaaccccattgccttgcaaaaccctccccccaccaaaaaaagaaatattagtccAATTTTCAAATCTAATCTAAGATGCCTAATCTGAACTTAATAGAGTTCACCTAGAGAATTCCTCAATTTTGTCTGCAAGAGTATCATAGGAGAGTCAGTGAGGTGGCtcggtggatagaacactggccctgaagtcaggaggacctgagttcaaatctagcctcagacttaataattacctagctgtgtgacctctggcaagtcacttaaccccattgccttgccccaaaAAAAGAGTATCATTGGAAGCTGTGTCAAATTTCTTGCTAAAATACAGTCCAGTGAGAAGCAAATGAGGTTAACCTAGAATATCTTGGAATGCTAAATCATTCTTTTTCTAGGTACTTACAAACTATTATAGAATTCTACATGAAGGAATATTTACTTACCTGGAGTTTTCTAATATCTCTGTCTGTCATGGTTCCTCAAAAATTATCAATCATGCTTCAATGATCATACTTTCAGATTCTTTTAACACCTCAGTTTAATTCATTTGGGCCAAAAGATGAAGGATTTAAgagttatttattttaattcaacaGTATTTTCTAAGTACAAATATATATGACACTTAACTAAACATCAAGGTCTCTTGCCCTGGAGGAACTTTCATTTCATAATTCTATTAgggtctggcctcagatacttaactagctgtgagCCTGTGAAaataatcctgtttacctcagtttcctcatttattaaaataagctggagaagtaaatggcaaatgctccagtatttctgccaaaaaaaattccaaacaagACACAAAAAATCAGACAGGTCTGAAAAACAAATCAGCAACATTGAGGTTAGAAACTGTCTTGAAAGCTCCTTCACTATCTTAAGGATTAATTCtcaatcatattattattattatcagattGAAAATCACTTATtgagagaaaactgaagcaaaatgagAGTTGATTTTATTGtctctattttcatcttttgGCATTTCATTATCTCCTCTAGGAAATGAACCTTGTATTCCCTCCTTGGTGATCTTTTAGCTCTGAAAATTGAGGTGGAGGGggagagagtgagtgagagagagagagagagagagaaacagagagacagagagacagacagagagacagagacagagagagagacagttttTGTTGTTCTCTCAAATCTTACTAAAAGATAGCTGAAATCCAGGTCTTTTCTTTCTCACAAACTATCCCAACTTCTTAGTCTTAAAATGATGGTATATTTGACTTGTGTAACATGGTTTCCATTAACAAATAAGGGTTCACCATCAATTCTCATCCCAGCACTTTAAAAACAATTGAAAGTAAAGCAAGCTTTGCTACTTTTAATGAATGCTACTTTTATGAATAAGTCCCATGGATATGGAGAAAGGATTTTATCTACCTCAGTGGTTAGTGCTGGACCTGGATATGATATTACTGTCACTATTTGTAATCATCAGCTATTGATTAGCATATGTTCCTAGGCTAATTTGCATAAAGGGTACACTAATTATATACTCCCTGGTTGTCTATTTTCTCTGTATGGTCCTATTTTGCTGAATGAGGATTTTTGCTACTGACCTGCAGTCCCAACTGAGATTTTTGCATCTCAGCGAAGTTAAGCAAATTAAACAAGCAACAAAAGAACCatttcttctgtctccttttcctttgtttccttccaCAGAAAAGATCTGGAACCTTATAACAAATCCTATCCCAACAAATCTCAACTTATAGGAGGATTTTATGTTCAGAAAATGCATAGGCTTGAATCAATCTAACATTTGATACAGTTTCAAAATAAACACAGGATTTCATTTTTGAATCACAGAAAACAAACATCCAGTTtgggaataataatgatttaATGATAAAACAAAACTGTTATCACAGTGATCATAATATTGAAGCattgtcctttctttttcatttaacaacATGGAGAAGTTATTATTGTTATCCACTTATAGGTTTTAAAGGTATTGATAAGATTTACTTCTGAACCAAAGTTAATTCACtggtaactttaaaaaaaagaccaccATTTTGCATGAGTATACCTAAATTGAGCACTGCAGACACATTATTTACACAAAGAAGCTAAACAGATAGTTCAAATTTACCAAACTTCCTAGGATCTCATCAACTCCACCTATCTACTGGATGTTACACTTCagatcaaatgaatttttttttaaatccttataACTATGTGAAATCCAGTGTAACATCTTCTAAACATGACATTTACTTCAGGAACAAATGGTTTTCTGGGAGTTGTAATCACAATGAACTCTTATCTAAACTAGATTTTATAGATTCATAAATTTATTTAGCTATATATACCTCATGATAAATTCACCGGGCCAGATTCCACATAGTCTTTCTGGCCAAAATGACCTTGGCATAAATGTTTCGAAAGTTaacaattatataattaaatggtACAGCTATTTTGGAAATAACCATTTGTTTTTTAGCTgactaaagaaattagaataggacCCCACTGTATCTACCACCTTACGACAAATATTTCATCACAAACTAGAATAAATATCTTAATAATATGCCTTCAAAAATGCAGATATGGTAATGCTAATTGTCATCAGGGGCATTAAAAagttttggtgttttcttttgttttctttcccacAGAGTACACCTAGTTCTGGTTGACAAAGGGTACTTTAAAATCTAAAATCTGCTAAACAATTCTTCTCAGAAGTATAGAGTCAACTTACCCTACCTCAAGGAAAATGGTCCCTTCACTTGGGTCACATTAACCCTTGTCtttcattgaaataatttttgtaagaaCTTGAACCTATTTTGTAAATTAGACTGCTTTGATTTTAGAACATGGAGGATTACAACCAAAGCAGTCACGCATGCCTGCCTCCAGTTCTATGACCATTGCTTTGAGTTCTTTTGGATACATCCCTAGCCTAGCAAAGCCTTTAGCTCTGCATATTACTTGCTCCTTCTCCTGTTCCTATCCAGAAATGACACATAGCAGTCCTCTTTGCAAACCTAAGCCTTCATACTTTAATTGCTACTCAGTATAGAACATGTATGTTCCCAATTCTTTACAAATGATGAGTTGGAGCATTTCATTCCCCAGCtctaaaaactgaaattaaattaaataagttaGTGTCCTTTGAAATTAGAGTGGTAGGACATGGGGTGAGAAAAGCAAGGGGATTCACATTTTGTTTAAGAAATCatctttcttcttgctttttagGAAATTAATGGAAAAGGAGACTTACTGACTCATGACAGAGAGTGGAGACTGAAGGATTAATGGGATGGAAAGATTAAAtatactgaagcaaaaaaaacaaaacaaaaagtcccTAGTACTTCTCATGGAAGAGTGGAGGTTCAAAAACTCAGGGGCTAATTCTCTTATGGTTCAAATATCTCACTGTTTTCAAAGAGAACTCTGCAAATGGAAGAGAATAGCTCAGCAGAATGAGTCTGGTGACTTGGATCAAGAAGGATGTGAAGAGAAGTCAGATGTCTTGAACTGCGCATTAAATAATAGAAGGGGATAGATGAATTGAGGGGCGGTAGCAACAGAAATGTCAGTGCTGAATGCACACTTCAAACGAATTTAAACTAGATATAATTCATATCCTCCCTTCCATAAACAGTGATGATCATGCAAAGAGAAGTCAGTTCATCATTAACTTATGGCAAAAATTTCTGCTACTACGCAACCCAAGTGTATCATACTCCCATTAGTGCCTGAAATGctctgttctttctcttggtGGATACTGTTTCCTTTAAGCTCCAAGAAGGTTTAACTTGGGCACATCTGCTTCTTTCCTAATGCCTAACCCCACCAAGTTGAAGTATCATTTTACTATcagtattaagaaaaaaataaataaatcaaagggTACAGACTGATGAGGAAAATAGaccattaaaatatataattaacgTGTCTGTTGATGTTAGACACAAATCATAAATAAgaacaccaaaaaaaataaatgaactaagcTACAATTATGGCAAAGAatattaaatttctcatttttgtagCATCTATTAGGAAGGTGATGACATACAGTCTAGAAATTCATGGCATACACACTGGCAAAAACCGTACACCATAAGAATAACAAGGCTCGAAGGAACAAGGCTGACAAAAACGACCCCAAGGGTGACTTTCTTAGAGACCAGTAAGTAGATCCCCAAGGGCAAGGAACTGAAATAGAGCAACCCTAGCAACCAAACTAAGACTCGGATGGATGTCTGGAAGAGCAGAGAGGTACAGTTCCACACTGTCCAGTTGTGGGACACGGTAGCAACAGAGTCAAAGCTGGTGGGTCTGTAGAACTCCACCACGGGTGTGGAGCTCAGGGACTGAGGGCTCTCTCTCTGGACTTCCATGATGGTGATCACCAGGCAGTTGGAGGAGGTGTGGGAAGGGCTGACCAGGGAGGCCAGCCTCTTGGGAGTCAGCAGCAGCTCTGTGGGATTGTCCGGCAGGcacttcttccccttccctccacaAGTCAAGTTCACAAGGATGTTGTTGTCATCTGGGAGGCTGTTCACCTCATCATCCGGCAGGCAGGTCTCAAACCTGCAGAAGGGACAGACAATGACACCCTGAGGGGAGTCTCCAAAGTCGATGATCTTGTAAAGACATTTGGCACAGACACGGTGACAGCATTCCAGGACCTTGGGTTTCCTCTGTCTCAGGTTGTATCGGTTGTAGCAGATCTTACACTCCAGCTCGTCAGAGACTGGGGACTCGGCGGCGTCCTCGGGAGGCTGGCTGGTCATCTTCGGGCCTCTTCAGGGCTGCCTCTACTAGCAGGCTTTTTTCGAAGGGATGTCTAGATGATCCCTGAGAGCATCACACCATTCAGACCAAGCAGGATTCCCACATTCATTCTCAGCTTCTATAGGTGACTTTGTTGCCCAGACTTATGTGGAAAAAGGCAAGATTctgtgaaggaaagaaagattctTTAACAAAAAAGTTGGGGTTTTTTCAAGTTTACACACAAAGGAG
This window harbors:
- the RNF182 gene encoding E3 ubiquitin-protein ligase RNF182, whose protein sequence is MTSQPPEDAAESPVSDELECKICYNRYNLRQRKPKVLECCHRVCAKCLYKIIDFGDSPQGVIVCPFCRFETCLPDDEVNSLPDDNNILVNLTCGGKGKKCLPDNPTELLLTPKRLASLVSPSHTSSNCLVITIMEVQRESPQSLSSTPVVEFYRPTSFDSVATVSHNWTVWNCTSLLFQTSIRVLVWLLGLLYFSSLPLGIYLLVSKKVTLGVVFVSLVPSSLVILMVYGFCQCVCHEFLDCMSSPS